Proteins from one Sabethes cyaneus chromosome 2, idSabCyanKW18_F2, whole genome shotgun sequence genomic window:
- the LOC128736180 gene encoding probable serine/threonine-protein kinase kinX, whose amino-acid sequence MCRVVMLILTIVIGLCQARTVPIRGKQVKAYAYVLPAGAEEIRDDINHSFVCANRTDGFYVDIDNDCQIFHRCQDRARFSFICAEKTVFSQMYQTCVHEGQLGFPCEDSGAFYPDGEDSSVNSNDNDNDDGDGGKLSLPSGDNSEIEMPSQDLLPPEESIQHQADEPVIGTISMPISDNFVSEFDHHQLNADTFDPVEDNESENTAQEVTDEEAVSPPLEELHQDEAVTTSDTTKEEEVSEEITNVVSSDSENGHTSDEHIEEAVAVEALGTNEVSMNEHDNHENENTLLAEDAKVEPQSLLQNDVQIVEETDPVVQDVKVVEPETAISTDTNEEAPSGDITELKPLDSEISNDSSINAVAPETSNNSAEYVQQPNSDNVISEIALHEGNSEESQHEVSEPLPVESHANAAASVPIADSNQPEINEQSLPPAAVLPEATTNEIHPFVAATLADQLANESKNIDLPEFIVSTVADLRKGIPSLPLRRRRTFLFKADAMSS is encoded by the exons ATGTGTCGTGTTGTAATGTTAATACTAACGATTGTGATCGGATTATGTCAAGCAAGAACTGTGCCGATTCGC GGCAAACAAGTGAAAGCATACGCCTACGTGTTGCCAGCCGGTGCCGAAGAAATACGTGATGACATTAACCATTCATTTGTTTGTGCAAATCGAACCGATGGATTCTACGTTGACATTGATAATGACTGTCAG ATTTTTCATCGATGCCAGGACCGAGCCCGTTTCAGTTTCATTTGTGCTGAGAAGACAGTCTTCAGCCAAATGTACCAAACGTGCGTGCACGAAGGCCAACTAGGCTTCCCATGTGAGGATTCCGGTGCCTTCTATCCGGATGGTGAAGATTCATCGGTTAACAGCAATGACAACGACAACGATGACGGCGATGGCGGAAAACTTTCTTTACCCTCTGGTGACAATTCTGAGATAGAAATGCCTTCACAAGACTTACTGCCACCTGAAGAATCGATCCAACACCAAGCGGATGAACCCGTCATTGGCACTATATCAATGCCCATTAGCGATAATTTTGTTAGTGAATTCGACCATCACCAGTTGAATGCCGATACATTCGATCCGGTTGAGGACAACGAGAGTGAAAATACTGCACAAGAAGTAACAGACGAGGAAGCTGTCAGTCCACCTTTAGAAGAACTACATCAGGATGAAGCTGTAACAACAAGTGATACCACTAAAGAGGAGGAAGTTAGCGAAGAGATAACCAATGTGGTTTCCTCAGACAGTGAAAATGGTCATACAAGTGATGAACACATAGAAGAGGCAGTTGCTGTAGAGGCTTTAGGGACGAATGAAGTTAGTATGAATGAACATGATAATCACGAAAACGAAAATACATTGCTTGCTGAAGATGCTAAAGTTGAACCTCAATCTCTATTACAAAACGATGTTCAAATAGTCGAGGAAACCGATCCTGTCGTTCAAGATGTTAAAGTTGTAGAACCAGAAACAGCGATAAGCACCGACACCAACGAAGAAGCGCCGTCTGGTGATATCACTGAACTAAAGCCGTTAGACTCGGAAATATCAAACGATAGCTCAATTAATGCAGTTGCGCCGGAAACTAGCAATAATAGCGCAGAATATGTACAACAGCCAAATTCGGACAACGTGATTTCCGAAATCGCACTCCACGAGGGTAATAGCGAAGAAAGCCAACATGAGGTTAGTGAACCGCTACCCGTAGAAAGCCATGCAAATGCAGCCGCAAGCGTACCAATTGCGGATTCAAATCAACCGGAAATCAATGAGCAATCGCTACCGCCAGCGGCAGTGTTACCGGAAGCAACGACGAATGAAATTCATCCTTTCGTTGCCGCCACGCTCGCTGACCAGTTGGCCAACgaatcaaaaaatatcgatttaCCCGAATTCATCGTATCAACGGTTGCCGATCTCAGAAAGGGAATCCCATCGCTTCCGCTGAGGCGAAGGAGAACTTTCCTATTCAAAGCGGATGCAATGTCATCATGA